The Rhinolophus ferrumequinum isolate MPI-CBG mRhiFer1 chromosome 6, mRhiFer1_v1.p, whole genome shotgun sequence genome has a window encoding:
- the C6H14orf180 gene encoding nutritionally-regulated adipose and cardiac enriched protein homolog: MRTVAQALSPSSRPEAGHQARRDATATPGSPTPRTGREGNRECPPSILRLSRPEHCGHGAEPQRTSRHVRFHEPLEVAVHYIAGREPTAIAKASGWPSAPAVSLLLRLSVCALLLLALALYCGLEDLRARLLVLVLHLRHAALACWHCLLQL, from the exons ATGAGGACTGTAGCACAAGCCTTGAGCCCCAGCTCCCGGCCAGAGGCAGGACATCAGGCCAGAAGGGATGCGACGGCCACTCCAGGCTCACCGACGCCCAGAACAGGGAGG GAGGGCAACAGGGAGTGCCCCCCTTCGATCCTGAGACTAAGCCGGCCGGAGCACTGCGGCCACGGGGCTGAGCCACAGAGGACCTCGAGGCATGTGCGGTTCCACGAGCCCCTGGAGGTGGCCGTCCACT ACATCGCCGGCAGGGAGCCCACTGCCATCGCCAAGG CGTCTGGCTGGCCCAGTGCCCCTGCTGTCTCCCTGCTCCTGCGGCTGTCTGTGTGCGCCCTGCTGTTGCTGGCGCTGGCGCTGTACTGTGGCCTCGAGGACCTCCGGGCCCGGCTCCTCGTCCTGGTCCTGCACCTACGACACGCAGCCCTCGCCTGCTGGCACTGCCTCCTACAGCTTTGA
- the TMEM179 gene encoding transmembrane protein 179: MALNNFLFAQCVCYFLAFLFSFVVVVPLSENGHDFRGRCLLFTEGMWLSANLTVQERERFTVQEWGPPAACRFGLLTSLLSLLLAAAHAWRTLFFLCKGHEGSFLYAFLNLLVSAFVVFLVFIASTIVSVGFTMWCDAVTEKGTVPHSCEELQGVDLELNVDNSAFYDQFAIAQFGLWASWLAWLALTVLAFLKVYHSCRQEDLLDSLLHEKELLLARPASRTSFQEEKSAVI, from the exons ATGGCGCTCAACAATTTCCTCTTCGCGCAGTGCGTCTGCTACTTCCTGGCCTTCCTGTTCAGCTTCGTGGTGGTGGTCCCGCTGTCCGAGAACGGCCACGACTTCCGCGGCCGCTGCCTGCTCTTCACCGAGGGCATGTGGCTGAGCGCCAACCTGACGGTGCAGGAGCGGGAGCGCTTCACCGTGCAGGAGTGGGGCCCGCCGGCCGCCTGCCGCTTCGGCCTGCTCACCAGCCTCCTGTCGCTGCTGCTCGCCGCCGCGCACGCCTGGCGCACGCTCTTTTTCCTCTGCAAAGGACACGAGGG CTCCTTCCTGTACGCCTTCCTGAACCTGCTGGTCAGTGCCTTCGTCGTCTTCCTCGTCTTCATCGCCAGCACCATCGTGAGCGTGGGCTTCACCATGTGGTGCGACGCCGTCACTGAGAAGGGCACCGTGCCCCACAG CTGCGAAGAGCTGCAAGGCGTCGACTTGGAGCTAAACGTGGACAACTCTGCCTTCTACGATCAGTTTGCGATTGCCCAG TTTGGCCTCTGGGCCTCGTGGCTGGCCTGGCTGGCCCTCACCGTCCTGGCTTTCCTGAAAGTCTACCACAGCTGTCGGCAGGAGGACCTGCTGGACAGCCTGCTTCACGAGAAGGAGCTGCTGCTGGCCAGGCCGGCCTCCCGGACCTCCTTCCAGGAGGAGAAGAGTGCCGTCATCTAA